The Apostichopus japonicus isolate 1M-3 chromosome 20, ASM3797524v1, whole genome shotgun sequence nucleotide sequence gCCGCttcattgccgggcccagggcccggtgatctcttaagacggccctgctgcaatatccaatgggaaacaaggaacaaactgaggtgaaatcatgctagttgctaatgtaggaatcttccgaattagagttttttcttgttaatatctgaacacatttttttccattcgaaatagctttgagtttgacccacagaaattcattaaaagccAGGGCGTAGCCAagatttgcaaagttatatgcacgactatctgagcggagcgccaccatcggttggcgcggaacgtacaagaaatttttgggttttacaatgccctcagatggccggaaacagcccttcacgagtgttcattctggttccctggcctcttgctaacttgatacacctcaatttttatgtagaaaaagggcacatttttaacctgaggaaaagtggggggcacgtgccccctgtgccccccccggttccgccgcccttgatgatTGGCCATCACACTGATATTCAGTCAAACACAAGTCACAAAATCTGACTGACCTCTATCAACAGTTCTCCAATTGTCGCAAAATGAAAACAGCCTAAATACCCCATCTTTCATTTCTTGATTCCTTGCTGgcggcaaaaggaatctatgcgatcttgttggcgtgtgtgtgtatatatgttgtcacttgtttgcaaacatggtaactcaaaaagttcatgGTGGATTGAGTTCATACTTGTTATGTGGATTTGTCTTATTgaatacaagaagcctattgttttctgtgaagttcaatgtgaacatgataactccaaaaatacatctttgttgaacttcatacaagGTATGCAGATTCAGCTTGTTGAGTAAAAGAATCGTACGAccttggtggaggtcaaaggtcatttgcattTAAgggaaagtctgaaaatcttctaaaacaataacacaagaagtacatctttcttgaacaGCTTCTTGAGTGAAAGAAtcttattgaaattggtagaggtcaaaggtcacatgaggtcaacaggcatCAAAGTCTGAAGAACTTTTAAAcctgataactccaaaattaaagttacaattaatctgtgaaatctccaatgctatgattttcttttggtgaataTAGTTTGGTAaagttcagtttagttctgtgaGGGGGCTCTATAGGTCTGCAATAAAACATACCTGGCATCCGGGTAATGAAATCTCCTTCAGAGTTCAAACTATTGCTTTAAACATGCACTTAAACCTCCTGTCAGTTTTTCACCCTCTGAGcctcaaggggtcaacaggttatctcaaatgttgGAAatattggcaaattcctcaagaatatttcacagtgtacaaacaatgtAGTGTAACTCTCAACAATAACTGAAGGGATTGCTAGCTCGAAATTGGTCAAATGTGtctaggaagactgttctttctggatattgaaacattttagtTTAAAACTCTATACTTTAAAATCCTTACCAGcgaatgacatggttgatgcccactTGGGATTGTTACAAACCTTTTCTGCTTcgcacttaattcttggacaaatttaactcacttgctctacattagtcagatactTATTTTGTAGTTTGAggaaattgtatggcaaggaatcacaaagctaaatggctttctggttttttctttattttacagGAAAACTGCTCCTGTAACGCTACTATCTCTTCTCCCTCCATGCAGGTCGAGTTTAGGGGACATTAAGTCCTCTGCAACTGCTACTGAGTCCTCAGAGCCGATCATGCAGGAAACACAAATCAGTGCCAGGGCCTTAGCTCATTGTCTGTTTGACGAACTAGCCCGACACAAGGCCCATGGCATTCATGTCGTGGCTGATTTATTCAACAATTTAAGCGTTTTTTTCAAGGGACCAGTACTATGCACCTATGGCACTAGACACAGATTAACCAATCAGCCACACCCTGATGTAAAAGGTTCCACCATAGTCGAAATTCTCACCTCCATGGAGATGCCCCAACAGAAGGAATTTTTGGGCATTTTGAAAGGATTAGCAGATGGCAGTGCCAAGCTGTATAATCCTATTCACCCTAGCCAGCACGAGGCAATTCAGGTGTATGAATATGTCAAAAACTTTCTTGGCAAAGAAACGGTCAGGGATATTCAGAAGGAAGTGGTGGAGGTCCTACCTGACAGGAAAAGTGACCAAAAGAAAGAGGTGGCCATTGCTCCAAGAGAAGAAGAGGCTTTCCCTTCAGAGGTTCATCAACAGAAAGCTGAGTCGGACAAAAGTGTCCAGACACTTCCCACACCACAGACAAACCCACTGCCAGACTACAGTACCGGAGAATTAGAATATATTTCAAGTTGCAATTCTTCAAAGATAGTCACGATTCCAGGGGCCATGGGGTTTATCAAGACTATGAAACCGTTAGACCTTGTCAAATTTTTCCACGACAATGTGGCGCAGATATCTTTGGAACCTGAAAGACTTCTCCACATGTTGTGGACGACAGTGATCACATTTGCTGATCCCAAAAAACCTGTTGTGGCTCTGGTCTTGCTCAGTTCTAAAGCTCTTTACTTTGTCTCTCAAGAGAGTCTGAAATTTTTCTCGGAGAGCATCAATGGAAAGTCTCACCGGCGAATCAGGAGTGATTTTGGAGTGAGTGGCAATACCTTGACTTTCAAGAGTGGACAGGTAGACAGGGCTCACCAGAGTGGTGTTTTGCATACAACTGACACAAGTGGGCTGGACTGTGTTCAATGTCAGCACAAAATAGACTTTGGTGACATCACAGAAGTGTGTGTGGGACTGTTCAGCCAAAAGCTGAGAATTACTGGCTCAACTCCTGATACCACTGTTACTTTGCTGACTCAAAACTTTCAACTCACGAAAGATTTCCAAGAGAAGTTGATGCAAGCCCTACCAGATGGAGAAGTAAGAGAACCTCAATCTCCAGAACCTGATGGTGGGGACATCTACAATCAAGCCCACCCACCATTTGAGAATCATACAGGAGTCTCTGAGTATGTCCACCCAAGTAATGTTACTTTCTATTATCAATATGAAGAGACAATCGAAGATCTCCGACACGTCCTCTCAGAGAGCTTGACCGATTCTACTCCTGATCTCACCCAGAGTAGTCTATTGTTCTACAGAATCTGTCACCAGACCTACGTGGGCGAGCTAACTAGAGGAGCAGAGACCTTCATGAAAGAGCAATCTCAGGAGGAGGAATTGTGTTCCCTGTTTATCCTTAATCAACACATTGCTCTCTGCAATGAGAACCATGTCAGCTACCCTCTGCCGACCTTCATCCGAGCCCTTCCAGACAGCGTTCATTATCATCCTCTCGATAACCATCCAATCAGGAATCTTAAGAGAATCGTCTTGAGTGACTTTACTTCTAAGGATATTACTCTGATCTTTGAGGTCCTTGACGTGGATGTGGACATATCAAAGGACCATTTCAGTTCTAGTGATGGTGAAGCAACCAAGCACGACACCCCAGATGTAGCGTGGACTGTCCTCTTAGCATCACAAGAGGACAGGGAAAGGGTGGTGAAAATGCTCAGTACTCAGTGGAAAGAGATACACAACAGACAATTGTCTATTCAAGTCAGTGCATAGGAAGCTCAAGAGCACATAAGATACCCACACCTCATTGTGGCAAAGTTTACTGTAGAAGCATGTGTCCGGGTACCCTCAACTGATGGACAGTTTACTGTAGAAGCATGTGTCGGGGTACTCTCAactgatgtacagtacagtttcCTGTAGCAAGCATATGTCTGGATATCCTTGACTGATGGACAGTTTCTTGTAGCAAGCATATGTCTGGGTACCCATGACTGATGGACAGTTTCTTGTAGCAAGCATATGTCTGGGTACCCATGACTGATGGACAGTTTTCTGTAGCCGGCATGTGTCGGGGTACCATCAACTGATGTACAGTTTCCCATAGCAAGCATATGTCTGGGTATCCTTGACTGATGTACAGTTTCCTGTAGCAAGCATATGTCTGGGTACCCATGACTGATGGACAGTTTCCTGTAGCCGGCATGTGTCGGGGTACCATCAACTGATGGACAGTGTTCCTTGGCAAGCATGTGTCTGGGTACTCTCAACTGATGGACAGTTTCCGATAGCAAGCAAGTGTCGTTGTACCCTTGACTGATGTAGTTTCCTGTAGCAAGCATATGTTGGGGTATCCTTGACTGATGGACAGTTTCCTGTAGCAAACAAGTGTCGGGTACCCTCAACTGATGGACAGTTTCCTGTAGCAAGCATATCGTGGTATCCTCAACTGATGTACAGTTTCCTGTAGCAAGCAAGTGTCAGGTACCCTCAACTGATGGACAGTGTTCCGTAGCAGGCATATCGTGGTATCCTCATTTGATGTACAGTTTACTGTAGCAAGCATGTGTCGTCGTACCCTCGACTGGTGTACAGTTTCTTGTAGCAAGCATATGTCGGGGTATCCTTGACTGATGGACAGTTTTCTGTAGCAAGCAAGTGTCGGGTACCCTCAACTGGTGTACAGTTTCCTGTAGCAAGCATGTGCCAGGTACCCTCCACTGATGGACAGTTTCCTGTAGCAAGCATGTGTCGGGGTACTCTCAACTGATGGACAGTTTACTGTAGCAAGCAAGTGATGAGGTACCCTCAAATTATGGACAGTTATCAAGTCATGTGAGTTGACATTAGGTACTGAAGGATTGGTCATTTCCACTGAATGAACTATGGAAAGGGCATAGGAAAAACACAGGATAAACCTGTGCCCAGTAAAGAGAAATTATTTGTTGAAACAATGGTTGGACAACCTCTCTGAAAGGTTCTTCAGCTATTCAAGTGAGTGCTAGGACATCTTTATCTTGATCTAAAATGTGGAAGGAGAGCAATTCTCtattttagaaatttaaattAACATCGTCAGTTCCATGGATAGATGGTGACGTAAAATGATCTTCAAAAATGCTACCAAATTATAACAGAGATTAAAAATGGATTTAGTTAGACGATGAAATGTCTTATTTATGGGAAATTATTTCAGGCCTTACTGTAATATGTTTAATTGACTTTCCCGCATATTTGGGTGCAATATGAATGTCCTAGAGCTATGGCGGTAGTTGCTTTGAAGGGATATTCCGGTGGAAGAAATTGGTTTTGGGGGAAATTTTTCATATCTTTCGATGAAAACCACATACTCATAGCATTttgaatgatgatgatttatatttaaaaaaatatttaaatatcattttatttaaaatttgatgatattttgtgaaagTATAGATGTGATTGTCATCTTGCTCACTTTATACACGTAGGAAAATAGATCGAAATCGCATTTTAAAGAAATTCTTATAACAGAGAACATTTTTATCTAGATAAGCAAACATTCCCTAAACAGGTAAATGATAATAGGGGCTAAAGTCTCTGAAGAACATCTGCATGTTTGATGTCACATTACCTTACTGGAGTAAAGGGAAGGTTTAGCCAGTtgaaataggttacattcaatccaCATTGGAGACAAGATATTGAGCTGCGGTTTTCAACTAACATTGTGCGGGAACAGTTTTCTCGTCAAGATAAGTTTTCCATTGTCTGCCACCTGAATAGGCTGCAATATTAAGGCTTCATTAATTAATGCAGAAAGACAAAGAGTATAGCCTGATCCATAATTAAAGGAAGTGACATTAGCTCCTGACATTACTATTTGCAAAATGTATCAAATTTGTTCTCTTAGCATAATAATACATAGAAGTGTTAGCACTGGTGCATGCAGTACCCTGTTTAAGGTCACAAGTGACTCAATATCATTTATATAGTTTCATGTAATCCTTGACTCAGCAGAAATATTTATGAGTCAATCATTTTATGACATATTTGTCAGCTGAGTTTGACTgtgaaatgttttttaattaagTTTATGAggcttttttatttattaatttttttaaaggaaagaaGATCACACAAATTGTTGGTGAATACATAGACAGTTTGTCTTCTTGAAGTTTTGAGATTGTTCTTTATGTTTTAGTTGATACCCATACATCATGACAGTTTTCTACACgccctgaaatttgtttactAGCTAATACATAACAACATGAACCTGAGCAAACCAAACATATAGGAAGTCATTGCTGGAGTGGAAACACTTTTAAATGGAGTTTTTTGTTTAAGAGTAATGGAGAGATGTTTGtgtgtgcgggggggggggggcagaaaggGGGGGCAGAAAGGAAATGTCAGACCACTTCCTTTCAAATTTCTCACTTGGTGGCCCTGTCAATTAATGTTGAGGGCAAATGTTGCAATTCAACCAAATTGTTATGCAGTAGCCCTACTCACCAAGGCCTTTTATTTCATGCAGTCAGGAAGATTCGTAACTTGCTTCCATCCTAATTCTTTTACGATGATATTTGTAAGGGGATTAAACAGGGTTTAGGATATTCGCAAACCGAACACTTTGCTATCAGTCAGGCATAAATGTAAAGGTATATTCGAAAGAAAATGATTTACTATGAAGAAAAGAATATATTTCCCTCCTGTACGTCCATCACAAGTAAGAACATTTCTTATCTATGGATATTTGCGAGCATTAATGTTTGATCATTGGATGAAGTGATGTTTAGTTACTTGTATCTATATGTAGAATGTTACCATGTGCTGTCTAGTTTTGCATGTTTGTTGGTTTCGCTTGCAATTGACTATACATCTGTGAGTTGcaacggggagggggaggtggggtggggttaggGGTGTCGTGAACTTCGAAAAGATGACAACTGTGTTATGACCTCAAAATTACTTTTAAGGTTCTAAATACTGAAATGTCATGTCACACATGCAACACTTA carries:
- the LOC139961203 gene encoding uncharacterized protein isoform X1 translates to MADLPDDFVKEQLKREVKIIGTSQIENYTVYTIQVSVSDCHWTVKHRYSEFCALHDKLVGANRVEKSALPPKKLFGNTSKAFIEKRRSDLEEYLQKVLDENLDLPRPVLIFLEFDIYDLFGVAQALAAELYEKGDVILSGSDMCEMTPMQLYAITERLKLPLPTCGSNDARNDIGHIMDFLATLKYLRIAGSTHNLGTSNRKVVQLPFDLSSFKAIEKLQIDLCDMKIVSGLGEMKTTLRSLSVHKSASSIKEILLSHFDNLNELEGESLKTVIQMVAPWSEITKADFRYNNLQKVDASMCLLPRLEHLTLSHNSLTDINNLATLSSLNCLNLSHNAFESLANMHIKLGNIKTLNLSYNHLQNLNGLAKLYSLVFLDVGHNSIERVEDVQAVGNLPCLEELVLFDNPITGIVDYRTKILKLFGDRVAEVKLDGQPASSQEMDTVAILSAIQKSKLQQDKGKQKGHEVSIAEHPSLGQSNNVASNVPENSSTEEGSDFQAQIEKIRQEGGKNWLNRLNELQASVRKPDKEETRRPPEGRRVYPPKTETKMEVGRKTAPVTLLSLLPPCRSSLGDIKSSATATESSEPIMQETQISARALAHCLFDELARHKAHGIHVVADLFNNLSVFFKGPVLCTYGTRHRLTNQPHPDVKGSTIVEILTSMEMPQQKEFLGILKGLADGSAKLYNPIHPSQHEAIQVYEYVKNFLGKETVRDIQKEVVEVLPDRKSDQKKEVAIAPREEEAFPSEVHQQKAESDKSVQTLPTPQTNPLPDYSTGELEYISSCNSSKIVTIPGAMGFIKTMKPLDLVKFFHDNVAQISLEPERLLHMLWTTVITFADPKKPVVALVLLSSKALYFVSQESLKFFSESINGKSHRRIRSDFGVSGNTLTFKSGQVDRAHQSGVLHTTDTSGLDCVQCQHKIDFGDITEVCVGLFSQKLRITGSTPDTTVTLLTQNFQLTKDFQEKLMQALPDGEVREPQSPEPDGGDIYNQAHPPFENHTGVSEYVHPSNVTFYYQYEETIEDLRHVLSESLTDSTPDLTQSSLLFYRICHQTYVGELTRGAETFMKEQSQEEELCSLFILNQHIALCNENHVSYPLPTFIRALPDSVHYHPLDNHPIRNLKRIVLSDFTSKDITLIFEVLDVDVDISKDHFSSSDGEATKHDTPDVAWTVLLASQEDRERVVKMLSTQWKEIHNRQLSIQVSA
- the LOC139961203 gene encoding uncharacterized protein isoform X2; this translates as MADLPDDFVKEQLKREVKIIGTSQIENYTVYTIQVSVSDCHWTVKHRYSEFCALHDKLVGANRVEKSALPPKKLFGNTSKAFIEKRRSDLEEYLQKVLDENLDLPRPVLIFLEFDIYDLFGVAQALAAELYEKGDVILSGSDMCEMTPMQLYAITERLKLPLPTCGSNDARNDIGHIMDFLATLKYLRIAGSTHNLGTSNRKVVQLPFDLSSFKAIEKLQIDLCDMKIVSGLGEMKTTLRSLSVHKSASSIKEILLSHFDNLNELEGESLKTVIQMVAPWSEITKADFRYNNLQKVDASMCLLPRLEHLTLSHNSLTDINNLATLSSLNCLNLSHNAFESLANMHIKLGNIKTLNLSYNHLQNLNGLAKLYSLVFLDVGHNSIERVEDVQAVGNLPCLEELVLFDNPITGIVDYRTKILKLFGDRVAEVKLDGQPASSQEMDTVAILSAIQKSKLQQDKGKQKGHEVSIAEHPSLGQSNNVASNVPENSSTEEGSDFQAQIEKIRQEGGKNWLNRLNELQASVRKPDKEETRRPPEGRRVYPPKTETKMEVGRSSLGDIKSSATATESSEPIMQETQISARALAHCLFDELARHKAHGIHVVADLFNNLSVFFKGPVLCTYGTRHRLTNQPHPDVKGSTIVEILTSMEMPQQKEFLGILKGLADGSAKLYNPIHPSQHEAIQVYEYVKNFLGKETVRDIQKEVVEVLPDRKSDQKKEVAIAPREEEAFPSEVHQQKAESDKSVQTLPTPQTNPLPDYSTGELEYISSCNSSKIVTIPGAMGFIKTMKPLDLVKFFHDNVAQISLEPERLLHMLWTTVITFADPKKPVVALVLLSSKALYFVSQESLKFFSESINGKSHRRIRSDFGVSGNTLTFKSGQVDRAHQSGVLHTTDTSGLDCVQCQHKIDFGDITEVCVGLFSQKLRITGSTPDTTVTLLTQNFQLTKDFQEKLMQALPDGEVREPQSPEPDGGDIYNQAHPPFENHTGVSEYVHPSNVTFYYQYEETIEDLRHVLSESLTDSTPDLTQSSLLFYRICHQTYVGELTRGAETFMKEQSQEEELCSLFILNQHIALCNENHVSYPLPTFIRALPDSVHYHPLDNHPIRNLKRIVLSDFTSKDITLIFEVLDVDVDISKDHFSSSDGEATKHDTPDVAWTVLLASQEDRERVVKMLSTQWKEIHNRQLSIQVSA